A single genomic interval of Musa acuminata AAA Group cultivar baxijiao chromosome BXJ3-4, Cavendish_Baxijiao_AAA, whole genome shotgun sequence harbors:
- the LOC135635448 gene encoding large ribosomal subunit protein eL24-like — protein sequence MVLKTELCRFSGAKIYPGKGIRFVRSDSQVFLFANSKCKRYFHNRLKPAKLTWTAMYRKQHKKDIHAEAIKKKRRATKKPYSRSIVGATLEVIQKKRTEKPEVRDAAREAALREIKERIKKTKDEKKAKKAEIMAKTQKTQTKAGVPKGAKGPKLGGGGGKR from the exons ATGGTTCTCAA GACTGAACTCTGCCGTTTTAGTGGTGCCAAGATATATCCAGGAAAGGGCATCAGATTTGTCCGATCTGACTCACAG GTCTTCCTTTTTGCAAATTCAAAATGCAAGCGTTACTTCCACAACCGCCTGAAACCTGCTAAGCTTACGTGGACTGCAATGTACAGAAAGCAACATAAGAAG GACATTCATGCTGAAGCTATAAAAAAGAAACGCCGTGCCACCAAGAAACCATATTCCAGGTCTATTGTTGGTGCTACCCTTGAGGTCATTCAGAAGAAGAGAACTGAGAAACCTGAAGTTCGGGACGCCGCAAGAGAAGCAGCTCTTCG TGAAATCAAGGAGCGTATAAAGAAAACGAAGGATGAGAAGAAAGCCAAAAAGGCTGAGATCATGGCTAAAACTCAGAAGACGCAGACAAAAGCTGGCGTCCCCAAGGGTGCCAAGGGCCCCAagcttggtggtggtggtggcaagCGTTGA
- the LOC103973998 gene encoding probable calcium-binding protein CML45, whose product MVIYLILLVVNSDFFCNISHIFRDFLRFCATFIYLMSLLIKFVIQSETSTKEEEEKEEKHNESLPQDAKCKWCNKKGELTYDDTRVVVWRLGMVGRWSNKEVKSGDDSITCEECRAMEGINGLLEDKLASLEELKEAFYVFDRNEDGFISPKELWCVMRRLGLQEGLGLSDCERMIHVFDEDNDGKINFMEFKRLLENTI is encoded by the coding sequence ATGGTCATCTACCTGATTTTGCTGGTTGTGAATTCCGATTTCTTCTGCAACATAAGCCATATCTTCAGAGACTTCCTTCGATTTTGTGCAACTTTCATCTATCTGATGTCGTTGCTGATCAAGTTTGTCATTCAAAGTGAGACTAGTaccaaggaggaagaggaaaaggaagaaaaacacAACGAAAGTCTGCCACAAGATGCAAAATGCAAATGGTGCAACAAGAAAGGAGAATTGACGTATGATGATACCCGAGTGGTGGTGTGGAGGCTCGGCATGGTGGGTCGATGGAGTAACAAAGAGGTCAAGAGTGGAGATGACTCTATCACGTGCGAAGAGTGTCGAGCGATGGAAGGAATCAACGGGCTACTGGAGGATAAGCTAGCTAGCTTGGAAGAACTGAAGGAGGCATTCTATGTGTTCGATAGGAACGAGGATGGGTTCATAAGCCCTAAGGAATTGTGGTGTGTGATGCGGAGGTTGGGCTTGCAAGAGGGACTTGGTCTATCAGACTGTGAGAGGATGATTCATGTctttgatgaggacaatgacggaAAGATAAACTTCATGGAGTTCAAGCGCTTGCTCGAGAACACTATTTAG
- the LOC103973992 gene encoding mini zinc finger protein 1, which produces MGLQHEPQKTSSSGPVVKKERSVVRYKECRKNHAANVGGYAVDGCLEFMAAGEEGTSDALRCAACNCHRSFHRREVETVTAVCGCSPGSSSRR; this is translated from the coding sequence ATGGGCCTTCAACACGAGCCTCAGAAGACCTCCTCTAGTGGCCCGGTGGTGAAGAAGGAGAGATCGGTGGTGAGATACAAGGAGTGCAGGAAGAACCATGCCGCTAACGTCGGTGGATATGCCGTCGACGGCTGCCTGGAGTTCATGGCGGCGGGAGAGGAGGGGACGAGTGACGCCCTCAGGTGCGCCGCCTGCAACTGCCACCGGAGCTTCCACCGAAGAGAGGTCGAAACCGTGACTGCGGTTTGTGGATGCTCCCCCGGCTCCAGTTCCAGGAGATGA